A section of the Leptotrichia buccalis C-1013-b genome encodes:
- a CDS encoding ABC transporter substrate-binding protein: MLKNRKSKFLVLIMALLTLLVACGGKSAKSKSNPDELVVGVTSFADTLEPTDQYFSWVVTRYGVGENLTIFDEKGNLKPLLAENWKLSNDKLEWTFKIRDGVTFSNGHPLTAEAVKKSIERVFAKNKRAESFFKYTSIEASGQELKIKTKEPVAILPESLADPLFLIVDTSVNTDEFAQKGPISTGPFVVQEFKPGEQTVVVRNENYWNGKAKLAKVTFKDINDQNTRALSLKSGEIDVAYNLKVTNKADFEGDKNIVINELKSLRSTYAFMNQTKGLKDKALREAIIRGANRENYTQNLLQGGATPGKAPVPPTLDFGFNELKDENAYNRESAKKILADAGYKDVDGDGFVERPDGSKIDLNFVIYTSREELQIYAQAFQTDMKEIGIKVTLKPVSYETVLSMRDDSNFDMLIWNVLAANTGDPEKYLHENWYSKAETNKTGYSNPEVDKMLDELSKEFDKAKRKDLVVKIQQLIMNDAATLFFGYETTFLYSNKVVTGLKMYPMDYYWITKDVAKAN; this comes from the coding sequence ATGTTAAAAAATCGTAAAAGTAAATTTTTAGTTTTGATTATGGCATTATTAACGTTATTAGTAGCGTGTGGCGGGAAAAGTGCAAAAAGTAAAAGCAATCCAGATGAACTTGTAGTTGGAGTAACTTCGTTTGCAGATACGCTTGAGCCTACAGATCAGTATTTTAGCTGGGTTGTAACTCGTTATGGTGTTGGAGAGAACTTGACAATTTTTGATGAAAAAGGTAACTTGAAGCCATTGCTTGCTGAAAATTGGAAATTAAGTAATGATAAATTAGAATGGACTTTCAAGATAAGAGATGGAGTAACTTTCTCAAATGGACATCCATTGACAGCAGAAGCAGTAAAAAAATCAATAGAAAGAGTATTTGCTAAAAATAAAAGAGCAGAATCATTCTTTAAATATACTTCGATAGAAGCTAGTGGACAAGAATTGAAAATAAAAACAAAAGAGCCTGTAGCAATATTGCCTGAATCATTGGCAGATCCGTTGTTCTTAATAGTTGACACGTCAGTTAATACGGATGAATTCGCTCAAAAAGGGCCAATATCAACAGGACCGTTTGTTGTTCAAGAATTTAAGCCTGGTGAACAGACAGTTGTTGTAAGAAATGAAAATTACTGGAATGGAAAAGCAAAATTGGCAAAAGTAACATTTAAAGATATAAATGATCAAAATACAAGAGCATTATCTCTAAAATCAGGAGAAATTGATGTGGCATACAACTTGAAAGTTACTAATAAAGCTGATTTTGAAGGAGATAAAAATATTGTAATAAACGAATTGAAATCATTAAGATCAACTTATGCGTTTATGAATCAAACAAAAGGATTGAAAGACAAAGCATTGAGAGAAGCAATAATAAGAGGTGCAAATAGAGAAAACTATACACAAAACTTATTACAAGGTGGAGCAACTCCAGGAAAAGCACCAGTTCCACCAACATTGGACTTCGGATTTAATGAATTAAAGGATGAAAATGCCTATAACCGTGAAAGTGCTAAGAAAATATTAGCAGATGCAGGATATAAAGATGTGGATGGAGATGGGTTTGTAGAACGTCCTGATGGATCAAAAATTGACTTGAACTTTGTAATTTATACAAGTAGAGAAGAATTGCAAATTTATGCTCAGGCATTCCAAACTGATATGAAGGAAATTGGTATAAAAGTTACTTTAAAACCTGTAAGCTATGAAACAGTTTTGAGTATGAGAGACGATTCAAACTTTGATATGTTAATTTGGAACGTACTTGCTGCAAATACTGGAGATCCTGAAAAATACTTACATGAAAACTGGTATAGCAAAGCAGAAACAAACAAAACAGGTTATTCAAATCCTGAAGTTGACAAAATGCTAGATGAGTTATCAAAAGAATTTGATAAAGCTAAGAGAAAAGATCTTGTTGTAAAAATACAGCAGTTAATAATGAACGATGCGGCGACATTATTCTTTGGATATGAAACTACATTCCTTTACAGCAACAAAGTGGTAACAGGGCTTAAAATGTATCCAATGGATTACTACTGGATAACAAAAGATGTAGCAAAAGCTAATTAA